Proteins found in one Populus alba chromosome 14, ASM523922v2, whole genome shotgun sequence genomic segment:
- the LOC118041819 gene encoding protein CONSERVED ONLY IN THE GREEN LINEAGE 160, chloroplastic, which yields MAMAMAIISYVSANSTTTPPSQDSSSSSSSSTPSPRQTKVILPKKKPLKWSTGIAPGEYGGPPTTTKLRKYWGGEDEDPLTSDDFIWNKDFMPRMKRLLHNDPVDPFLQTSPAKEESSGFLSLNRVMNLDSVEVDLSKELAQRPKPVIEQPVEATTKVRSGSSPKWRMAPTRREQDKWDKATKAATSGSDVMFRELRRPQGDPEVLAAQSREQYFKLKKNLQILTLGIGSVGLVSTYVSYSPEIAASFGAGFIGSLVYIRMLGNSVDSLADGAKGLVKGAAAQPRLLVPVLLVMIYNRWNGILVPDYGFMHLELIPMLVGFFSYKIATFVQAIDEALAPLVKKT from the exons ATGGCAATGGCAATGGCCATTATAAGCTACGTATCAGCAAACTCAACGACAACGCCCCCCTCTCAagactcctcctcctcctcctcctcctcaactCCTTCACCAAGACAAACCAAAGTGATACTTCCCAAAAAGAAGCCATTAAAATGGTCGACAGGGATTGCTCCTGGGGAGTATGGTGGTCCACCTACTACCACAAAGCTCCGCAAGTACTGGGGAGGCGAAGATGAAGACCCCTTAACCTCTGATGATTTTATTTGGAACAAAGACTTCATGCCTCGCATGAAAAGACTTCTTCATAATGATCCTGTCGACCCTTTTCTTCAGACCTCTCCTGCTAAG GAAGAATCCTCTGGATTTCTGAGTTTAAATAGAGTCATGAATCTGGATAG TGTGGAAGTCGATTTGAGTAAAGAGCTCGCACAACGTCCAAAGCCCGTGATAGAACAACCAGTCGAGGCTACAACTAAA GTCCGCAGTGGTTCGTCACCAAAATGGAGGATGGCACCGACTCGCCGTGAGCAGGACAAGTGGGATAAAGCGACCAAGGCTGCAACCAGCGGCAGT GATGTGATGTTTCGGGAATTGAGGCGGCCTCAAGGGGATCCGGAAGTGTTGGCTGCTCAATCAAGGGAACAGTATTTTAAG TTGAAGAAGAATTTACAGATTCTGACATTGGGCATAGGCAGTGTTGGTTTAGTCTCAACTTATGTCTCTTATTCACCTGAAATCGCTGCTAG CTTTGGTGCTGGGTTTATTGGATCTTTGGTGTATATTCGTATGCTTGGGAATAGTGTGGATTCTCTGGCTGATGGAGCAAAGGGACTTGTCAA GGGAGCAGCTGCACAGCCGAGGTTGCTCGTTCCTGTTTTATTGGTCATGATCTATAATCGGTGGAATGG GATTCTTGTTCCAGACTATGGATTTATGCACTTAGAATTGATACCAATGTTGGTGGGATTTTTCTCCTATAAGATTGCTACTTTCGTTCAAGCTATTGATGAAGCACTTGCGCCACTAGTGAAAAAGACATGA